GTTTTTATATAGTGAGCGATGGAAGTGCCAAACCTTATAGAATTAAGTTAAGGCCGCCCTGTTATGCTATATATCAAGCATTCCCGTATATGTTGAAAGGTGCAATGATTTCAGACCTCATAGCAATATTGGGCGGATTGAACATTATAGCAGGTGAGCTTGACAGGTAGATTGATGGAAAAGATACTGTTAAAAAATACTGATTTTGATGACCAGCCACAGATCGATGCGGCGCTTTCTCGCGGTGCCTATAAAGCCCTCGAAAAAGCCGTTTCAATGGCTCCGGAGACAATAGTTGAAGAAGTTAAGAAATCAGGATTGAGAGGGCGCGGAGGAGCAGGTTTTCCTACCGGATTAAAGTGGTCATTTATCCCAAAAGATACAACACTTCCAATTTATTTGGTATGCAATGCCGATGAAGGAGAACCGGGCACTTTTAAAGACAGACATATTATTGAAAGAGACCCTCATCTTTTAATCGAAGGCATAGCCGTTTCAAGTTATGCGCTTAAAGTGAAAACTGCTTATATATACATAAGAGGAGAATTTTATAAAGGCGCGATGATGCTTGAAAAAGCAATTGATGAAGCCAAGGAAAAAGGTTTTTTGGGAGAGAATATACTTGGAAGAAATGGCTTGAACATCGATATCATTGTTCACAGAGGAGCGGGTGCATATGTTTGTGGTGAGGAGACATCCTTGCTCGAGTCTCTTGAAGGGAAACGGGGTTATCCCCGCTTGAAACCGCCTTTCCCTGCAACTGTTGGCGCCTTTGATTGTCCTACTGTAATAAACAATGTAGAAACCTTGGCTTCTGTGCCATGGATAGTTTTGAATGGCGGTGATGCCTATGCTTCCATAGGCACTGAAAAGAGCAAAGGGACAAAGCTTTTCAGTGTTTGCGGAAAGGTAAATAGGCCGGGAGTATATGAAATTGACCTTGGTTTGCCACTTAAAACTTTTCTTGAGGAATCGTGTGGAGGTATAAAGGATGGAAAGAAACTAAAAGCAGTAATTCCCGGCGGTTCTTCTACACCAGTACTTCGAGCTGAAGAAATAGAAAAGGTTAATCTCGACTATGAATCTGTAGCTGAGGCAGGGTCGATGCTCGGGTCGGGAGGAATGATTGTTTTTGATGAAAGCGATTGTATGGTTGAAGCAATAACAGTGCTTGCTCATTTTTATGCCCATGAATCGTGCGGACAGTGCACTCCTTGCAGGGAGGGAACGGCGTGGATGGCACGGATTTTGAAGAGAATTTTGAATGGTGAAGGAAAGATATCGGATATCGACCTGCTTTTGGATATCTGTGACAACATTAGTGGAAAAACAGTATGTCCTCTGGGAGATGCGGCTGTTATGCCTGTGCAGAGCTTTATTGAGAAGTTTAGAGACGAGTTTGAGTATCACATACAAAATGGTAAATGTAATGTTAAATGATTGAGTTGGTAAAGTTATGCCAAAAATAACTATTGATGGAAAGGAATTTGAATTTGAAAAGGGTGAAAGTATTCTGCAGGTAGCGGAAAGAAATGGTATTGAAATACCTCATTTTTGCTACCATAAAGACCTGCCTTGGGCTGGCAATTGCAGAATGTGTCAGGTAGAAGTTGAAAAGATGCCTAAATTAGTCATCTCATGTGCCACTGTAGCCCAAGATGGGATGGTCGTCCATACAAATAGCCCTCGTGTCCGTAAAGCGGTGAGAGGTGTGCTTGAATTCCTTTTACTCAACCATCCGATTGATTGTCCAATATGCGACCAGGCAGGAGAATGTTATTTACAGGATTATTATATGAAGTATGGTTTGCATGATTCTCGAATTGATCTTTCTGAAAAGGTGAGAAAGAGAAAGGCAATTCGATTGGGTGATATGATTGTCCTTGATACAGAAAGATGTGTTCTCTGCTCACGTTGTATTCGTTTTTGTGAACATATTACTAAAACAGGAGAATTTGGCTTTTCTTATAGAGGCAATCGCACTGAGATAGGCACTTTTTATGATGCTGTAGTTGACAATCCCTATTCAGGGAATCTTGTCGATATTTGTCCGGTAGGAGCGATTACGAGCAGAGATTTCAGGTTTAAATGCCGAGTATGGTTCCTTGAATCTACGGAAACAATATGTCCTTCTTGTAGTACAGGATGCAATATCTTTTTGGATACAAAGGACGGCATTGCCTACAGGATTCGCCCCAGATATAATCCCGATGTTAACAAAAGCTGGATTTGTAACGAAGGGAGGCTTTCTTATAAATTATTGAATGATGAGGCAAGACTTCTTCAGCATTTAGAAAAAGAGAATGGGGCATATAAATCCTTAAGCTATGAGAATGCCATTGAAAAGACAACGGAAAAGATAAAAAGAATTGTATCTTCTAACAATGAAAAAGTCTTGGCTATTGCTTCTCCTGATGCTACCAATGAAGACATATACCTCTTTAAAAAAGTCTTTTCCCATTACATTAGGACACCGCACATTTATCTTGGTGAGACATCAGGAAAAGAAGATGCCGAAAAGAGGGAAGACCAGATTTTAAGGCGAATTGATAAACATCCAAATACTATGGGCGCAATTTTTATGGGAATTAGTACTCCTCCGGGAGGTAAGCTAACTCCACAAAAAGCAGCAGAAATCATTAAAGCTAACGATATAAAAAT
This DNA window, taken from Candidatus Schekmanbacteria bacterium, encodes the following:
- the nuoF gene encoding NADH oxidoreductase (quinone) subunit F, with amino-acid sequence MEKILLKNTDFDDQPQIDAALSRGAYKALEKAVSMAPETIVEEVKKSGLRGRGGAGFPTGLKWSFIPKDTTLPIYLVCNADEGEPGTFKDRHIIERDPHLLIEGIAVSSYALKVKTAYIYIRGEFYKGAMMLEKAIDEAKEKGFLGENILGRNGLNIDIIVHRGAGAYVCGEETSLLESLEGKRGYPRLKPPFPATVGAFDCPTVINNVETLASVPWIVLNGGDAYASIGTEKSKGTKLFSVCGKVNRPGVYEIDLGLPLKTFLEESCGGIKDGKKLKAVIPGGSSTPVLRAEEIEKVNLDYESVAEAGSMLGSGGMIVFDESDCMVEAITVLAHFYAHESCGQCTPCREGTAWMARILKRILNGEGKISDIDLLLDICDNISGKTVCPLGDAAVMPVQSFIEKFRDEFEYHIQNGKCNVK